CCTGATATCGACCCGGATGACTACAAGCATGAATCCGTCGATACGTCAGAGCGTTTTGGCTACAAGACAACTGTTGAGACAGCTGTCACGCGGCTCAATCTGATGGGCTTCACTGCAGAGCGATGCCGCCGAGAGATGGCGGCCTGCTTCCGGGACCTGACAGCATGGGACGGGCCGGACGATGCTCACGAGCACATTGCACCCGGATCGGACCCGGCGCGCAACGTCACCGACGACGACATCGCTGAGATTGGTCTCCAGGCATACCTGAAGCGCGGCCCCGCATGGATGGAGACAAAGCTGACCGAACTGGAAGAGCTCTGCCTGGACAAGATCGAACTTTTCTTCGAGGGCGACCTAGACCGCCGCTTGCTCATCGCAGGGCTTCTGGATCGTCAGGATCCGCAGGCGACCTTCCGCCTTGACCTCAGCGACCTGCTGTCAGGTGGTGCGTTCAAGAGCACTGATCAGATCTCGACGAAAGCCCTTCAGGACCTACGGGAGGAGACAGCCAGCACCGGCCCCATCATCGTGCTCACGGAAGGCAAGTTTGATTCCCGCGTTCTTCCCCGGGCGCTGAAACTGGTCAGACCGGATATCGCTGGGTATTTCAAATTTTTGGACTTTGACACCACAAGGGCACCGGGGGGAACGGATAAAGTCGTTGCAAATCTCAAGAGCTTCGCCGCAGCCGGAGTGATGAACCGGGTGATCGGACTCCTCGACAACGACACCGCTGGCCGGGAGGCGATCAAACAGATCGCGGGTATTGCGCTGCCGAATCACTATAGCGCCTGCCTACTTCCCGATCTCATATACGCACGGTCCTATCCCACTCTCGGGCCGTCAGGAGAGGTCAGTGACAACATCAACGGCCGGGCATGCTCCCTTGAGTTCTACTTTGGCTTGAACAGTTTGCAAGGTCCGAAGGGTGTCCCCGTTCCAGTGCAATGGAAGGCATATAAGGAGTCGGTCCAGGATTATCAAGGTGAACTCGCTAACAAGCAATACGTTCAAGCCAGGATCGACGCTCTCCTGACCGCGGCCGAGGCTGGCGATCCGCTCGATGAGTCGTGGGAACCGGTTCGATTGATCGCTCAGACCCTGATTGAGAAGGCGCAGACGCGCTGAGCGGGACTGAGCAACGATCAGCCACTGCCGCTGCCCCCGGCTGACGTCGCAGCCGGGGGCAGCGGCAGCTCCATGTCAGGCGGCCGATGGTCAGTCACAAACGAGGTTCACGACACCAGCTTGAGCGCTGATCTCGGAAACCACAGGACGGAACCGTTGTCGGTCACCGAAGATGTCTCGCTGTGATGCAGACCCTCTCGAGTCCCACTCTGGCCGTCCTCATCAAGATCGCTGTCACGCGGACGGCGAAGGAGATCCACACCAGCTTGCTTGCCGCCAACCTGGACCGGTTCATCACCGAGACATCCTCCAAAGAGAGGCTTGTCCAGACGGTCCTGGTGGACGCGCGGCGGGCAGCGCATAAGGGCGACAAGGATGCCCACCGTGGCCTGCTCGCGTTCGCAAAGGAGCAGACGAGCGGCTTCCGGCATCCCAGCGAGCTAGGCCCGGAGAGTCTGCTGTTCCAGCTCAAGGAGGCGCTCCTCGCGGACGGCTACGACCTTATGTGGGATGACCCGACCATCCGGACGGAGATCGATCTCGACAGCTGGATCGAGATCGACAAGGGGCCCGTCACCTATCACATCCGCCCGACCGAAGCGCCAGGCACCGAGATGGCCGGGGAGATCAGCGCCTTGGAAGCGCAGCTCAATGCTGCCGGCTTCGAGGTCGCTCTCAACCACTACAAGCAGGCTGTCGACAACCTCAACCACCATAACTACGAGGCCAGCAACGGGGCCCTCCGCCCGATGCTCGAAGATGTGACCTTTCGAGTCGCGCAGAAGTACGGCTACACAGGCGCCTCGGGCGGCAATGCCATCAACTTCATGGTTGACCAGAAGAAGGTCGTCCCCGAGAAGTGGGGCCGACTCATGCAAGGGGCCTGGGGCATCTCGCACCCGGAGGGTCCCCACCCCGGCCGTTCCAGCGCGGACGAGGCGCGCTTCAGGATGCTGATCATCACCAGCATCGTCAGAAGACTGCTTCAGCACGCTGGACTCTGACCCAACCCTCGATCGTCGAAGCAGCCCTCGGCCAGATACGCGGTCGGGGCTGCGGCGTGATAAATGGTTCTGGCTTGCCGCAGGTCCGCCTGCTGGCGGTCAGTGGTCAGTTCCAAACGGTGTCCACAAGTACGAACGGGATCCGCTTCCCCCGCAAGGGCCTGCAAAGTCCTGGTCCTGGACGGTCTGCCACAGGCCTATGGCAACGCCATTGCCCCGCCCGGCACCCGCATGGTCACCGAGGGCATGATGACGAAGCTGGGCGAGGCGCTGCGCAAGGCGACGCTCGCGCTCGCCGACGCCAACAACTGGGGTGATCCGAAAGCAGTGGCCGAAT
This genomic window from Streptomyces sp. DG2A-72 contains:
- a CDS encoding HEPN/Toprim-associated domain-containing protein, translating into MTVFQEEDKYMHRNWAMMVDRDNAGLPDIDFDDPEAHGSYPDIDPDDYKHESVDTSERFGYKTTVETAVTRLNLMGFTAERCRREMAACFRDLTAWDGPDDAHEHIAPGSDPARNVTDDDIAEIGLQAYLKRGPAWMETKLTELEELCLDKIELFFEGDLDRRLLIAGLLDRQDPQATFRLDLSDLLSGGAFKSTDQISTKALQDLREETASTGPIIVLTEGKFDSRVLPRALKLVRPDIAGYFKFLDFDTTRAPGGTDKVVANLKSFAAAGVMNRVIGLLDNDTAGREAIKQIAGIALPNHYSACLLPDLIYARSYPTLGPSGEVSDNINGRACSLEFYFGLNSLQGPKGVPVPVQWKAYKESVQDYQGELANKQYVQARIDALLTAAEAGDPLDESWEPVRLIAQTLIEKAQTR